Proteins found in one Alkalibacter saccharofermentans DSM 14828 genomic segment:
- a CDS encoding STAS domain-containing protein, protein MLSISINNEKDRLEVALIGEVDIYTVDMLKNKMDEVNEIKGKEIVFDLERLDYIDSTGLGALIGVKGKHPDAVIKVINMKSNVSRLFDITGLSKIFVTE, encoded by the coding sequence ATGCTGTCAATTAGTATTAACAACGAAAAAGATAGGCTTGAAGTAGCGCTGATAGGCGAAGTCGATATCTACACGGTAGACATGTTGAAGAACAAAATGGATGAAGTCAACGAAATCAAAGGAAAAGAGATCGTGTTCGACTTGGAAAGACTTGACTATATCGACAGTACGGGGCTGGGTGCTTTGATAGGGGTAAAGGGAAAACATCCTGATGCGGTTATTAAAGTAATAAATATGAAGTCCAACGTATCGAGATTATTTGATATCACTGGACTGAGTAAAATTTTTGTTACTGAATAA
- a CDS encoding DUF948 domain-containing protein, giving the protein MFQEASLWEAGILLIGVAFVIGAIYLAMTLKRLAKTMEDVNYIIEDNRKAIELIVAEIETITKNSSMVVEDVQESVESLKKSVINVEKTVKTTKNYILSPLLKTVNFAHAIVKIMNRKSSKK; this is encoded by the coding sequence ATGTTTCAGGAAGCTAGCTTATGGGAGGCGGGAATACTCCTGATAGGAGTCGCCTTCGTTATCGGTGCGATTTACCTAGCCATGACTTTAAAGCGACTTGCTAAGACGATGGAGGATGTAAACTACATAATTGAGGACAATAGGAAAGCCATCGAGCTTATAGTGGCCGAGATTGAAACAATTACAAAAAACTCCTCCATGGTAGTAGAGGATGTTCAGGAATCCGTGGAGTCGCTGAAGAAGTCGGTGATCAATGTAGAAAAGACAGTCAAGACGACAAAGAATTACATTTTATCACCGCTTCTTAAGACAGTGAATTTTGCACATGCAATTGTAAAGATAATGAATCGAAAATCGAGTAAAAAGTAA
- a CDS encoding ATP-binding protein: protein MELQTKEDAVKISLTLPGIPEFVSVARLTLSGIANKMGFTVDAIEDLKVAVSEACTNAMKHGCRIAQDSYNVDYIVNGDRLIIDVCDKGIGFDFEALEAPDFDNPKENGLGLYIIKTLMDEVEVKSLENSGTIVRMIKQLEE from the coding sequence ATGGAATTACAAACCAAAGAGGATGCAGTTAAAATTTCATTAACACTTCCCGGCATACCGGAATTTGTCAGCGTAGCCCGTCTTACATTGTCAGGCATTGCAAACAAGATGGGCTTTACTGTAGATGCCATAGAGGATCTGAAAGTTGCAGTTTCTGAAGCATGTACGAATGCGATGAAGCATGGATGCAGAATTGCTCAGGACAGTTATAACGTAGACTACATAGTAAATGGAGACAGGCTGATCATAGATGTTTGCGACAAGGGGATAGGCTTTGATTTTGAAGCATTAGAGGCTCCAGATTTTGACAATCCAAAAGAAAACGGGCTTGGTCTCTACATAATCAAAACGTTGATGGACGAAGTAGAAGTAAAAAGTCTGGAGAATAGTGGAACGATTGTCCGAATGATAAAACAATTAGAGGAGTAA
- a CDS encoding HPr family phosphocarrier protein, with protein sequence MASKEVTISNATGLHARPASMFVQEAGKYKSEVNVIKDGKKINAKSIMGIMAGGISKGTVLTIEAEGEDAQAAVDSLVALVESKFGED encoded by the coding sequence ATGGCAAGTAAAGAAGTAACAATTTCAAATGCAACAGGGCTGCACGCTAGACCAGCGTCAATGTTCGTTCAAGAAGCAGGAAAGTACAAGTCTGAGGTTAATGTAATCAAAGACGGAAAGAAAATAAACGCAAAGAGCATCATGGGAATTATGGCCGGAGGAATTTCTAAAGGTACGGTCCTTACAATCGAAGCTGAAGGTGAAGATGCTCAAGCAGCTGTTGATTCTCTAGTAGCATTGGTTGAAAGTAAGTTCGGCGAAGATTAA
- a CDS encoding YtxH domain-containing protein, which produces MSKSTNFLSGVLIGTIIGGLAGILLAPESGKDTMKKLKDLGDDFADNVKDFSSEAMEQAGTYKESLEKKVEDLSEKVGDKVSGYKKTLEGKLEEVKGSIEEAMDELEDEAEGLGEEAEETIDEFKEL; this is translated from the coding sequence ATGTCTAAAAGTACAAATTTTTTAAGCGGAGTGTTAATAGGAACTATCATCGGAGGCCTGGCAGGTATATTGCTTGCTCCTGAATCCGGCAAAGACACCATGAAGAAACTCAAAGACTTAGGTGATGACTTTGCGGACAATGTCAAGGATTTTAGCAGCGAAGCCATGGAACAAGCAGGTACTTACAAAGAAAGCCTTGAGAAAAAAGTCGAGGACTTAAGCGAAAAGGTAGGGGACAAGGTATCCGGCTACAAAAAAACCCTCGAAGGAAAACTGGAGGAAGTAAAAGGATCCATCGAAGAAGCGATGGATGAACTCGAAGACGAAGCTGAAGGGCTTGGTGAAGAGGCAGAAGAAACGATTGATGAATTTAAAGAATTATAA